A window of the Hordeum vulgare subsp. vulgare chromosome 5H, MorexV3_pseudomolecules_assembly, whole genome shotgun sequence genome harbors these coding sequences:
- the LOC123396617 gene encoding uncharacterized protein LOC123396617, which produces MPLRSLLDLSATISDRLRRSFSTAAAPSHPPWAIVDYTSMVDRSSSAPGACFHPVAPPGISHVTAPAHLVSPRARPAPDTNVVQVLFGNVGAASGDGHLLLSYHDLRAEGPCTTWDLSAPPEIQRFVCNPLTGQMLRLPDIGGSRRTLVFHHMGLLTQADGWLGRGPPDRFAVAELAFHGAGLERFLSEKGEWETVMGVPCGPPPPRGMEVNQETVAFGGRLWWVDLTLGAVSVDPFADRPEIRFVELPSGSVLPARARSAEEDGDLRKVEDRGLFLREVAKHRRVGVSKGRLRYAEVTPDEPFLLSSFALDDEGSGWTLQHQVELRQVLADGGYPWQENSAQAAPQIVVLDPLKANAIYLKVGEHVVVVDMHNGKVIGASPLQDEYSLVPCVLPPWLASSTIPTAGKKDGMESTDDPVN; this is translated from the exons ATGCCGCTCCGGAGCCTCCTGGACCTCTCCGCCACCATCTCCGACCGCCTCCGCCGCTCCttctccaccgccgccgcgccctcgcaCCCGCCATGGGCGATCGTCGACTACACGTCCATGGTCGACCGCTCCTCGTCGGCCCCGGGCGCGTGCTTCCACCCCGTCGCGCCTCCGGGCATCTCCCACGTCACGGCCCCGGCGCACCTCGTCAGCCCCAGGGCGCGCCCCGCCCCCGACACCAACGTCGTCCAGGTCCTCTTCGGCAACGTCGGCGCCGCCAGCggcgacggccacctcctcctcagcTACCACGACCTCCGGGCGGAGGGCCCCTGCACCACCTGGGACCTGTCCGCGCCCCCCGAAATCCAGCGCTTTGTCTGCAACCCTCTCACCGGCCAGATGCTCCGCCTGCCGGACATCGGCGGCTCCCGTAGGACCCTCGTCTTCCACCACATGGGCCTCCTCACCCAGGCCGACGGCTGGCTCGGGCGCGGCCCGCCCGACAGATTCGCCGTCGCCGAGCTCGCCTTCCATGGCGCCGGCCTCGAGCGGTTTCTCTCGGAGAAAGGGGAGTGGGAGACGGTGATGGGCGTGCCGTGCGGACCGCCGCCCCCGCGCGGGATGGAGGTGAACCAGGAGACGGTTGCCTTCGGCGGCCGCCTGTGGTGGGTCGACCTCACCTTGGGCGCCGTCTCCGTCGACCCCTTCGCCGACCGGCCGGAGATCCGCTTCGTCGAGCTGCCGAGCGGCAGCGTGCTGCCTGCGCGTGCTCGTAGTGCAGAAGAGGATGGAGATCTAAGGAAGGTCGAGGACCGGGGGCTGTTCTTGCGGGAGGTGGCCAAGCACCGGCGCGTCGGCGTGAGCAAGGGCCGGCTGCGCTACGCCGAGGTGACACCGGACGAGCCATTCCTGCTCAGCTCCTTTGCGCTGGACGACGAGGGCAGCGGCTGGACGCTACAGCACCAGGTGGAGCTCAGGCAGGTGTTGGCGGACGGAGGCTACCCGTGGCAGGAGAACTCGGCGCAGGCGGCGCCGCAGATCGTCGTCCTTGACCCGCTCAAGGCCAACGCCATCTACCTCAAGGTCGGCGAGCACGTCGTCGTCGTGGACATGCACAACGGCAAGGTGATAGGGGCCTCTCCGCTTCAGGACGAGTACTCTCTTGTGCCATGCGTGCTCCCGCCGTGGCTTGCATCAAGCACCATCCCTACGGCAG GCAAGAAGGATGGCATGGAATCGACAGATGATCCGGTTAATTAG